Within the Ficedula albicollis isolate OC2 chromosome 26, FicAlb1.5, whole genome shotgun sequence genome, the region TGAGCCTTGTTTGGGACATGGGTGCTGATAAATTGTAGGATttgtccccaaacccaggaTCTCTTCTACTGAGGAGAGAGAGAGTCTGAGCCTTGTTTGGGACATGGGTGGTGGGGCCTGGATGAAGTTCTGCTGTTGGGGCTGTAAAgctgagaggaggagagggTGGATTTGCAGCAAGTCAGGATCTTAATGcccatttctgcagcagattGGGGATTTTGGCTCGTCCTACCCCCCCttcccagctgtgtgccagcaaGGACAGATcttctgctcctggggaggCAAAACCTGCAGTGCCCCAAATTATCCCAGTGAAAcagggaggcactgggagcagcatccAAGGGGGATGggcccctgcccagcactgggaaacaAACCCTGCACTGGGGACCATCCTCACCACAGGACTGGCCctggtgcctctgctgctgctccgtGCCCTAAATTGTGTTGCTATTCCTGGCAGTTGAGGGcacttgggttttttgtgtccCTCTcactggagctggctggggaaGAAAGCCAGAGTGCCCTTGGTGAGCAGCAGtcatgcagagcagctccacgTGTCCTCCTGTGGTGTCTCATGCCTGGGAAATACATTTGGAGGGGAAATAAATCAGGGCACTGAATTTACTTGGAAAGTTCATTTTGGGGAAAATCTCCACAGAACTGTTCCCTGTTAACACCTAATTTCTCTCTGTGCTTCTCCCAGAGGTGAGACAGGTAATTTCCCAGCTCCATAACTTGGCCTGGTCCCTGGGCTCCTCTTTGAGTACAGAATGTGTGTGGTGTGATATGTGCCTGGGAATATCTGGGGACATGGTGACGGTTCCTGAGCACctcacagagctgggctgggaaatcATCCACCCCATGTCCTGAAAGGTGCTCTCCAGGTGATCCCAAGGCTTAGTCCTGAGCTgcttcctggggctgggaataTCAGGTCTGTTGTGGAGGGACACCAGGAGAGCTCAGGAGGATCCCACCCCATCCTCTGCCTGCCCCAAGGCAGGGGtcctgttcctgcccctctTCCCAGATCAAAGGGGTTCTCCACGGCTGGCGGACATTtctcctcctgggctgcattcCCCAAATTCCAGTGCAGTTCCTGTTTTGGGAATTGTTCCCAAACAATGGTTGAGCCATCTGCAAGGTGCCCAGGACCTCCTGGGGTTTGACCCAATGCCTTTCCCACCTGGATCAAGGGCTGCTCTTAACTTGGGACAGCCGTGTTTAGAACCTCCAAATCCTGCTTTGAACTTTGGATTCACACCTGGAAATGGATGAAATGACCCCTTGCTCTGGAATCCCTGGGAGGAGTCTGGGTGGGATTCACccccatcctctgctgctgcctgagctttCATCCTTGGGTTCTGTAGGTGGTTTGGGGAGGTTTAACCACGGCAGAGCCATTTAAAAAGTGTGCAGGAATCAAAGATGAGCAACTTGCTGGGAGTCATTTTGCTGCTCAGTGACGTTACTGCTTCCACTAAAAAGCAGAGCGGGATGGTGAGAGCTCAGGTTTGTTGCaccctgcacaggcacagttcagctctgtgtccctgtcccctgcagatCCTCCTAGCGTGGGAGAGGCGCGGGCAGCCGGCGGCGGCCGCGgggatttctgctgctgagctgattAGCGTATGATGGACGTGGCCAGTTGGAAGGAGATGGAGGTGGCACTAGTCAGCTTTGACAACGCTGACCAGATCGTGGAGGATCCCTGCTACTCCAACGAGCTCAGCCCCGCCGGGCAGTCGCGGAAAGGCCACCCCAGCTGCGCCAACCTGCTGTCCAACCTGCGCATCCTCATCAACAGCGAGAACGCCAACAATGAGACCATCTTCTCCAGGTTCTCTGCCGAGTTCAGCGACCACCTGGTGGGGGAGAGGGTGGGCATGGATGAGGGGGACCAGCGAGTCATCATCAACATCGCTGGGCTGAGGTTTGAGACCCGGCTCAAGACCCTGGACCAGTTCCCCGAGACCTTGCTTGGGGACCCGGAAAAGAGGATGCGCTACTTCGACTCCATGAGGAATGAGTATTTCTTTGACAGGAACAGGCCCAGTTTTGATGGGATCCTGTACTACTACCAGTCCGGGGGGAAAATACGGCGCCCGGCCAACGTCCCCATCGATGTCTTTGCTGATGAAATCACCTTCTACGAGCTGGGTGATGAAGCCATGGACCAGTTCCGGGAGGATGAAGGGTTCATCAAGGATCCTGAGACCCTCTTACCAACCAATGACTTTCACAGGCAGTTCTGGCTGCTCTTTGAGTACCCTGAGAGCTCCAGTGCAGCCAGAGGAGTAGCTTTGGTCTCTGTCCTGGTCATTGTCATCTCCATCATCATCTTCTGCATGGAGACCCTGCCAGAGTTCCGGGAGGAGAGGGAGTTTAGGTCCACCCAGGAGCTTTCTAAGAACGTGACAGACACCTTGGTGGCCCACAGCACCTTCACGGACCCTTTCTTCGTCATAGAGACCGCCTGCATCGTCTGGTTCTCCTTCGAGCTCTTTGTCCGCTTCATCGTGTGCCCCAGCAAGACCGAGTTCTTCAGGAACATCATGAACATCATCGACATCGTGTCCATCATCCCCTACTTCGTGACGCTCACCACCGAGCTGATCCAGCAGAGCGAACTCAACGGGCAGCAGAACATGTCCCTGGCCATCCTGCGCAACCTGATGTCTTCACCAACTCCTCATCCTCGGCCGCTTCCATGGTGTCATCCTTCACCGACCCTTTCTTTGTGGTGGAGACTCTGTGCATCATCTGGTTCTCCTTTGAGCTGCTGGTCCGTTTCTTTGCCTGCCCCAGCAAGGCCACCTTCTCCAAGAACATAATGAACATCATTGACATTGTGGCCATCATCCCCTACTTCATCACGCTGGGCACGGAGCTGGCTGAGCGTCAGGGCAACGGCCAGCAGGCCATGTCCTTGGCCATCCTCCGAGTCATCCGCCTCGTCAGGGTCTTCAGGATCTTCAAGCTCTCCCGGCACTCCAAGGGGCTGCAGATCCTGGGCCAGACCCTCAAGGCCAGcatgagggagctgggcttgctcatcttcttcctcttcatcgGCGTCATCCTCTTCTCCAGCGCCGTCTACTTCGCGGAGGTGGACGAGCCGCAGTCGCATTTCTCCAGCATCCCCGACGGCTTCTGGTGGGCCGTGGTCACCATGACCACCGTGGGCTACGGGGACATGTGTCCCACCACGCTGGGAGGGAAGATCGTGGGGACTCTGTGCGCCATCGCGGGCGTGCTGACCATCGCCCTGCCCGTGCCCGTCATCGTCTCCAACTTCAACTATTTCTACCACCGCGAGACGGAGAACGAGGAGAAGCAGATGCTGCCCGGGGAGGTGGAGCGGCTGCTGGCCAGCGTGGCCACGGGCAACGGCAGCATGGAGTCACTCAATAAGACCAATGGGGGGTACCCTCGAGACAAGGCCAAAAAGTGACGAGGGGCTGGGCACAGTCAGGTGGGATTGGCTGGAAAACGTATCCAACATCTGCATGCTctgattattcttttttaaataatgtgctgctgctgctttttttttttcttttttttctagacATTTTTCAATCTCTGATTTCCTGTGGCTGTTCAAATAAACACCATCTTTCTTatctctctgccctgcccatcGGTCTGGTGTTTTTTATTGGATGCTCATCTGCTTGacatttctcttctctgtccCTGGTGACAGAGTGGAATTCCCACATACAGAGATTTCCCTATTtactggagaggaaaaagggcaAAATGACATGAAATGCTTGGCTCGCTGACACCCAGCTGTCCAGGGATGAAGGTGGGTCCAGCTCCCTGCTTTTTTtataattccattttaaatagTTCCTCCCTTCCCACCACTTCGGATCTGACCAATTCCCACACCTGCAACAGctctgactgaaaaataaactggCAAAAACTGATGAGGAAGGATATTTTTAGCTGGATGAGTTCCCTGGTCTGCCTGACGAATTGATTTGGatggcacagcagggtgggcagtCAGGGCAGCCGGTGGGGGATTAGGGGATGCTGACCAGGTGGCACAGCCACACCAAAGGTCCAGGCTCAAAGCCCACCGGGgtttctgctggaaaactgaGCTCTGAGAGAGGGATTGGGATTTCTCCTGCTCATTATCTACAAACAACCCTGGGGATGAGCCACGGTGACCTTGTAGCTTTTATTGTCACTTCTGGTGCTGCAAAGGGGGCACAGAACGATGAGAGCCAACATTTCCTGGCAGCTCCGCTCCCTGTTGTAACAATGCACTTCGGGTTtcctaaaaatgcaaatttccaGTGGCACTTTGGATGGGAGCAGCCAGCAACAGCTCATTTTGCCATTCTCTCCAATGCCAGCAGGTTTTCtgacaaaaacattttgttccCACTTCACTGTTTCACTcgaccttttttttttttttttttttttttttgttttcccccccccccccccccccccccccccccccccccccccccttttttttttttttttttttttctgatgtttctgCCTCCACTAAAATCCCAGCTTCTCTTGCAGTGTCTCATCTGCTCTGATGTCCCACACCTGCTGCACGGATGTCTCATTTCCTGACACATCCTCATGATCATTACACAGCATCCCTCGTTTGCAATTCCATTCAGAAAGCAGCGGTGGAACAGGGATTAAATTTattgctcctgctctgctggaaaatgtggCTTTGGGCTCGCTGGGATTTTCCCTGTAGCAGAAATCCCACAGCCCTGTGGGAGggggttattttggttttagggttattttggttttttctgtgcACTGTCTTTCTGCAATGAGGTGTTTTTCACCCCGGGAGATGGATCTGAGACATGACCAGAACaattccttttccctctgggaCAAATCCCACTTACTACCTGCTCtccttgttgtttttttcctattcctcCACcatccttttcccctcccttgcAGCCCTCACATCATCATCTCAGACAGGAGAAGCTGTCAGAGCTGTTTATCTCCTTCCCACTGTGTCCAAGTTCCATCATCTGTGGGGACACTTGGAGAAcgcacagctgggcacagctggaggaggaacagctgggaacagctgggaacagcattcaaacattcccagctcctctctttTCACCTCAattctctccagcagctctttcacatcaccatttttatttcatagcgggttctttctccttttcttccagaaaacttgaatttttccatctttttgtatttttattgctcCCCTCCTCAAATTGTCTCCCAGCCTCTCTAATCAGAAGCacttttggtggttttttttcttgggaaatAACAATGAAAAACTCTGATGAGAAGGTTTGGGCTGGGAAATATTCAGCCTGATCAGCCATGAGCACATTTCCACTCCTCCTGCACACACGGACTGTAATGGTGCTGGGATGGAtacatggatggatggatggatggacaaCCTAATTCTTATAAACTTGTAAACTTAATCCTCAAATAAACGAATAAATGCTTCAAAATCTGGCATGCAGaaaatgttgtttgtttgggcTCAACTTTTTTGCTCCTGGCTTTGTGCTGCCCCATGGCAACACAATCCCAGCTGGGTCTTGTGTGTGGGAGGGTGGAGACTGGGGCAATAGAGAATCCCtcaatggtttgggttggaggggaccttaaaactcatctcattccacctcctgacatgggcagggacagcttctcCTCTCTtgggttgctccaagccccatccagccttgggcacttccagggcaggggcagccacagctgctctggaaatgaGATGATTTCAGCTCTCCAGCTCAGTGAGATGAGGACAAACTGCAGTTTGGCTCTCACCATCCATTGTGGGAGGCCAGGTCCAAAGGGGATCCCTGACTGATGCTATGGGAAGGGGGTCAGAGGCATTAAACCTCTCCAGACACATCAACCTATTTCCAATTTGCCCAAAAGTGGAGGAAAACCAGGCTGTGAATTCCCAGTGTCAATACTGATGAAAACCAGTGAGAAACCCCATTTTCCTGCACAATTTGCAGCTTTGTCGCTTCCCACACACAGTCCCAGAGCTCAAAGCTCAATAGAATCCAGAAAAAGCCCTCAACATTTGTCCTGCTCCAGAACCAACCCTAATGAGCCAATCTGTCATGTCCTTCTGCACAGAGGATGAATTCCCTCTTCCAATTTTTTACTGCCTCGGGAAAAACTAAAAGAAGACAAGAATCCCCTTTTGCTGTATCAGAAAGGCGTCCTGGCCACTTTCTATCCTTGGAGCAAGACAAAATCGGTGGCCAGGTGTGAAATATTTGCAGGTAGGAGTGACTCCCTCCTTTGAGCTGAAACTccccagaatcccaggatggtttgggttggaagggacccttaAAGCCATGGGCAGGAACTCCTTCTACCATCCCAGGGcactccaagccccatccagcctggccttgggcagtgccaggagctcagGTTTGGCACGGGAGCCACGAGGTGGCACTCCAGGATCGGCGTTTCCCTGCCACGGGCTCTGCAATCCGCGCTTGGAAGCTTTTGCTTGCTTCATTCCTTGGTCGTGACCCCAAGGGCTGCCCCGGCCGGGGGGAAGCGCCCCGGAGGAATCCCCTTGCCGGGAATTCTCAGCACCAGTGCAGGGGGAGGATTTAGGAACCGGCAGGGCATTGAGGTGCGGGTCCTGCCTGGAATAAGGACCAACATGCTGCTCTGAGAACACAGGTTCAGATCttgtccctccatccctgcatgGCTGATCCTTGGAGTCATGGCTCCCACTGCACCTGCCTCATTTCTTGTTCACAGTGATGAGAAAATTCCTGTGATGGAGCTGAGGGCGAGTCCCATGTGTCCAAAATCCAGGGCTGGGTCACTCCTCTGCTTGGGCACAAGAGATTCccaccagctgggctgggaacccCAGGGATGTGAGatcccaaggaaaaaataacactcccataaataaataacataaataacactaaataaataaataaatcacagtCCAACCATCCCACATCACATCCTCCTCCAGAGTCAGCTCAATTTTTACACAGTGTGAGAAGGGAATAATTaatttccagcccaaatcaCCTGGATCTCTCCCTCCAcagccctgttcctgctgggtGTGGAATCTCCAGGCCCCAGCAGTGATGGAGCCTCATTTACCAATAAATAATGCAGCCAGTCCCTTgtccctcagcactgcagaaatgaagACACAGCAGGGACTTAGATCTGTCTCCTGGCTTCCTGCTGAGCAattccactgcagctgctcctggggaaagAGGCAGCCTCCGTTTTTTACAGGGTTGGATATGGACGGAGGtaatttccttcccaaaacagaACCGTGCAGGTTCTGTGCTTCTGTAAAAGCCTCAGCATGGGAGGCACTGGGTGAAggccttttcctgctctctcgGGTGATCCGAGGGAAATCTCCAGTGAGCCACCTCCTCCTGGGGGactccctgccccagggtggCTTTGGGCTGTCAGACACCGTGCAGGGAAAGTGGGAACaagccctgtgcccagggatggggagctgccagggcaggaactGGTGGGACACGGCTGTGGGTCTGCAGGGGTCTGGCTGGGGTGGTGAGCTCAGCCCCGCTGGGTGGAAATTTGGAGGTTCCAGAGTCACCCACTTGTTGTAGCCCCAATAAAAGGGCCGATCTTGACTTCcacccctcagccctgcagaggtCACGGCTCCCAAAGACCCTGAGCACCACACACCAGCTCCCTCCGGTCTCCTGCCATTCCATCAGAGATAAACCAGTGCAGcccccagctcagagccaccGACCCTTTATTTGTGCCAGGAGCCGTGGTTTGCCCTGGGTgctcacacagccacagcaccacTCTTGTGTGCGGATCTAAacagccctggccagcccaACACGGTTGTTGGCCCGGTCAAAGATGCTGTAGTACACCCTGATGAAAACATCTCCCAAGATCCAGAGGTCCCCAGAGGTGTCCTGGAAGCTGCTCATGCAGGATtcttggctgtgctgtgtttgagCATGAAAGGTAATTGGGGAAATGTGGGCCAGCGTTGGGAAGgatgaaccaggaaaaccttacaaaCATGATTGCCTAGCAAAAGGTTT harbors:
- the KCNA10 gene encoding potassium voltage-gated channel subfamily A member 10; the protein is MMDVASWKEMEVALVSFDNADQIVEDPCYSNELSPAGQSRKGHPSCANLLSNLRILINSENANNETIFSRFSAEFSDHLVGERVGMDEGDQRVIINIAGLRFETRLKTLDQFPETLLGDPEKRMRYFDSMRNEYFFDRNRPSFDGILYYYQSGGKIRRPANVPIDVFADEITFYELGDEAMDQFREDEGFIKDPETLLPTNDFHRQFWLLFEYPESSSAARGVALVSVLVIVISIIIFCMETLPEFREEREFRSTQELSKNVTDTLVAHSTFTDPFFVIETACIVWFSFELFVRFIVCPSKTEFFRNIMNIIDIVSIIPYFVTLTTELIQQSELNGQQNMSLAILRIIRLVRVFRIFKLSRHSKGLQILGQTLKASMRELGLLIFFLFIGVILFSSAVYFAEVDEPQSHFSSIPDGFWWAVVTMTTVGYGDMCPTTLGGKIVGTLCAIAGVLTIALPVPVIVSNFNYFYHRETENEEKQMLPGEVERLLASVATGNGSMESLNKTNGGYPRDKAKK